The Cryptomeria japonica chromosome 6, Sugi_1.0, whole genome shotgun sequence genomic interval GATTTAAAACCACCCCAAAACCAACATTAAAACTAAACTTGGTAATCAAATCCAGGTAGAAATGAGACCAATTTAAACTATATAGAAAATACCAGAAAATTGAACTTACAAAAAGTATTGCTCTGATATCTGTCTGACTGAGATCAGGACCTTGCATATCTAGCAGCACGTCTAAAaaatccctctctttctctctttcatcatTCGGATCTCTGCTTCTCCTCGCCATTCGATTACTTATGCACAGATCTAAAAAATAATGAGCTCGTTTTAAATGGGCTCCTATTTTACGGCCGACACCCTGAAGATCCAGAAACCCAAGCCATGGAAAAAAATCAGCCAAATCGGGCTTTTCAACAAGCTCCACCCATGAAGTAATAGCGTTGGTGAAGTCCACAGCGTCGGGATTATTTGGGTCGAATACATTTGTACTGAGCATGAGATTACCAAGCATATTCAGACTCGTGTGGATCATCAAATCACCCAAGTTCACACTCTTTCCCTTCACTCTGTTCTCCTCGAAAATCAATCGAATCATTTGGAAAACTGAATCTTTTCTCACATGTTCCGAAGCTTGGAGTTTTTTGGCAGAGAAAAGCTCTGTAGTGGCAATACGTCTGAATTTTCGCCAGTGGGATTCATTTTGAGCCCATATTATTGAAGACTTGTGGTAAGAGAGTATCTTCATTGAATGTTTGACAGTCCGACCAGCAAGGATGTTGTCATGGGTTTTGAGCACCTCCTTTGCCATGGCAGCAGAGGAGGCCACCACTGTTGTTTTCATGCCAAGAAAGAGTGTGATCAAGGGACCATATTGCTGAGAAAGGGCAAACAGTGATTCATTGGGTTTTTTGCCAAGCAGAAAGAGGTTTCCTATGATAGGCCAAGCACGTGGTCCAGGTGGAAGAGGAAGGCTCTTCGTCTTTCTTCTCCATAGCATGAATACAGAAAAGACTACAACAAAACTGCTAACCAGAACAGAAAACCAGAACACCAGGTGCTTATCCATCCGTATAAGATTTGGTGGCCACTAATCTCTGAAAAGCCCACAATCCATATACTTATCGTTTCTACAGCAAAATTTTTATTTAGATATCAAAAGATTTAGTTCTCATTTTGTTGTCAGACACCCAATGGTAGCACAAAGTCAATATTGTGGAATAATTTGATTCAAAGTAGATGGTTTAGAAAATTGGAATGCTATACAGTTGAGAGCTTTTTAGATATTTTATTAGTTGTCAAACACTCAATGGTCGCACAAAGTCAATGTTGTGGAAAAATTGGATTCAATGCACATAAATCTAGAAAAATGAGCACACTACATAGCAAACAACTTTTAGATGTTGACGGCCATTAGAGCTTGTATCAAGAACTTGTCATGGTGATTTGAACCGGAACCTTCACTACTGTACAAAGAATAGTTTCTAAATCTTAAGCTTAAAGGGTTTTAGCACATGTAAATtagtttctaaatttttgataTATATTTGTAAATTAGTTTGGAGGGATGGAATATTGTTTATAAgatttatttttttgtctttggaTCAATTAATGGACAAGGATAGGGTAGTTTAATGCGATGGTCTTTGTTGAGGCCTCCAATCTTGTTTCTTTGTATCTGTTCTTtgtaattaataaatttttacccctttaaAAAAATGGTATGAAAAGTATGCTTATTTAAACTAGCTTATTATGTAATGTTGTTTCAGTCATTAAAAGGataaaaatatcattttgaatAAAAAGAAGGTAACTAACATAAATCTACATCATTAGAAGGTGGGTCTATTTGATCAATGTACATCATATAAGATGCATCATTAACATAATCTAAAGTATAAGAGATGCTTGAACATAAAAAATTGTTATGTTTATGCAactcaaataatatttttttactatttttttaattATGTCGATAGAGGTAACTCTACAATGACAACTGCGATATGCAACTCaaataacatttttttattatttttttaacctatttattttaatattatttttctaattaCATCAATAGTGGGTAACTCTACAATGACAGTTGCGATAAGATGTCTAAGTCTAATGCAAACGCAATCTACTTTTTCGAAGATTTGAAAGCGTTTAAATAAAAAAGGGTAGTACAAAAGCATTGTTTTTTAAAATGActtttttttctctcatttttattattttgccaattatttggaaagtaaatttttattttatttttattttaatttttgtgcATATGATCTTTATCTTGATTACTTTCtctacttcaattttttttttagatttagtaTCTATTATTTTATATAGATGTTTAAAAATATAGCTATGTTAGTTATTACAGATAACTGGAAAGTCTTCAAGAAGAGAGTAGTGGTGAATTTGTTTGAATAATTTCAATtatgataaatttagaataattatTAATCTTAAGTCAGATTTAGGTGGTTGTGTTATAGTTTTAAAGTAAAATTttatataaatgaatttaatttaaaaatatgaaTTAGTATGAtgttttaataattaatatttagtaaATGAGGACTACGGAATTATTTTATACTTTCATttgtttctatttatttgattatagtAATAAGGACAAATAAGAAGAGATGAAGGAACTAAAGGGTAAACGAAGGGATCACAATTTATTTGTTATCATTATATAATGTATGACAAGGTAAAATATGACTATGAATAATAATAAAGTAAGATGAGACATAAGAGAACAATCATCATAAACAAAATCATTTTTTGTAAAAGAATGTAACTCACATAAATCATTATTCGTACACCCCTCACAAGATGGATCACCTAAGGAACATGAATATCATCTAAGGACATGAATTTGATTTAACATGTAAAGATCCATCAATTGAACCATCAAAATCATCACACAAAACTCCTCATGAAGAGGAATTATATCATCATGTAATACATGCACAATCAATTGAtcaataaatataatataagaaGTTATTGTATTATCATCATAATGCATGCTATCATTATCTAATGTGTCACAAggttgaaaaaatcattaaaaatattaatatattgaaGATAAGATGTAAGATAACTATCATCATAATTATAAAATGGGAAAAAAAAGAGCAACCCTAATCATAACACTGAAAATAACCATAATTGTCTTATAATTATGATTAGTATTTAGGTTAAAAGTATAGTTATAGATTGGATTacgattagggttagagttataaTTAGGTAGGGATGGGGTTAGAATTAGCTTAGGATTAGAATACAATTAGGGTTAGGTGTAAAGTTACAATTATGATTGGGGTGATAATTGGGCTGATGATTACAATTTGGTTTATAATTAGAGTTAAATAGTTAGTGCTATGGCTGCAAACCTAGAAGTAGGATTAGGGATTGATTTAGAATTATGTTAATAATTAGGGTTACAATTACAATTAAATTAACTTAAGTTTAATTTTGAGGTTAGGCTTAGAATTATGGTTTcattatgattagggttaagattatggctaGAACTGGAGTTAGAGTTATAATTATAATTGTCATATTATTATTCTATCTTGTAAAAGACCTTATGGTCTTAAGGAATTTTGATATTTTCTTCAATTGAAATGAGTTATATAATATTGAAGATTTATGAGCTTAAATTCATTTCCATTGTGTATCATTTATTTAGAATGaatttatgaatttttattttttattttccttgcCATTACACCTAACCCTTTTTCATGGCATATGGTTCTATTAGGAGATTGATCTTGTCACCCTTTTAAATTTTCTCATATTTGGTATGCTTTTAGGTTTAAGATCTTTTGTGACATTTGGGAAAACAagaattttggtatttttattgGTTGTGTAGTTggtaatcatttctttctttacacTAAAGCTATGGTTTGCTCCAATTTACTTGTGTAGATTTAGGTGAAAGCAAAAACGGTTACACTTGAAGTTGCTTTCTTATAGGTTCTTTGAGGCTATTGGGGTAATGACCCTTGTATAGTTTTTAGGGTGCCATCTCTTGCTATCTATTACCAAGGCTACTCCCCTCAACATAGATGTGGATGTAGAAAGCCTAACAAAAGAGATCATGGCTCGCAATCACATGGATTTCAATTACCTTGTAGATAGTATATCTTGTTTTCGGTAAGCTATGTTACCAAATCTTAACCGGACACTTCCATGGCTTTGAAAAAACTACCTACAAGATTTACAGATAGTATATCTTGTTTTCGGTTCTTAAGATATCCTGTTTTCAATTCTTAATCTATTACTTCCATGAACAAAATGTATTTTCTCATTGTTTTAACTTCATGCATACTGCCTTTATTGTTCGTAAATAGGCTCTGAAAGGCATCAGACAGACGGTCCAGATTGCCATTAAGTTTGGGTTGACGGGCTAATGGAGAATTCGGTGTGAAGGGAGATCCTGCATATGTAAGGGCTGCCTGCCTGTGAAGCAAGCCTCAAGAGGCTTGGTATAGACTACATCGATCATTATTATCAGCACAGGTTGGATACTACTGTACCCATAGAAGCTACTGTAAGTCTTCAGATTTCAAACCTGTAATCTTGCACCAAaatatttttgttggctactgtaaGTCTTAAGATTTGAAACCTGTAATATTGCGGCAAGATATTCTTCATCAAGCTACTGTAATTCTTAAGATTTCAAACTTGTAATCTGGCtgcaaaattttcttttatcaagcTACTGTAATGTCTGAATCATCAAGGTTGTATGGCTTTGGAGGACAAACGTGTATCCCTCTAGCTTTTACTGAGGTCTAGCAAACAAAAGAAGTCTGATAACAAGCAATTGACTTGGGCTTTTATACAGATGGGTGAACTGAAGCAGCTGGTAGAAGAGGGAAAGATAAATATGTGGGTCTGTCAGAAGCCTCTGCTTCAACAATCCGTAGAGCCCATGCAGTGCATCCAATCACTGCAGTGCAGCTTGAATGGTCTCTGTGGAGTAGGGATTCTGAGGCCCAAATTATTCCCACCTGCAGGTAAACAGTTTGACTGTACAATACCTCAACAGTCAGTAATTTCATTTGTAATTCATTTATCTAGAGCACCGAGAACAAATATTTGTGAATTTGTGTTTATACCAAAAGACGAATTGGAGGTTTTGATAAGGAACTTTTAAGAATTTAAATAAGTCGTGTGAGATGCTGATTAGTTTAATGTCGTTTTTTCCATTTGCAGGGAGTTGGGGATTGGGATTATTACATAACAGCCCTTTAGGCAGGGGTTTCTTTGCCTCAGGAACAAAACTTCTTGAAAGTGTGACTGATTATGACTACCGTAAGGTAtaggattgaattttttttttggtatgtaAGATCTGTGAGAAAAGTAACAAGCATagaaaatttgcaaagaagaaaaataacacataacacacagatttatttGGAAAAACCTGGTAAAAATATATCTGTATAAAACCACAGTCAAAGTTTGTCTTTCGTATTGATTcggttacaacaatctcaaaactaTACTTGAAAACATGACTTTGAGCAACCTAAAACAGCCGAGTTGCGGAGTCCtacttgaagacaacttactaaatatagcaAGTATGACTCGAACAACTACATGTAAAACACATGTtgaaattactatttatagaaagtttcttaacaaaactttctatttatagtaagtctcaaAACTTTAACACTAGTGATTAATCCATGATGATGCAACCACTGCTAGCTAAGACggccatgatgactcaaccactgctAGCTAAGAGTCCAATTTGGACTTCGCATTCCAACAGGATCAAGTTCAAACAAAATAAAATCTAACACAAATGTATATTACGAGATCATTGAAGATGACAATTACTTTCATTTGATTTTATGATAGTGGAGAATTGAAGATGACAATTACTTTCATTTGATTTTATGATTCTAGATTAATCCAGATCATATAATTGATTTGTTAAACAGGGGAGTCCAAAGCTTCAAAGTGAGAATCTTGAGCACAACCAAGCTCTACTCCAAAAGCTAAGTGAGATGAGTTTCAAAAAGGGTACAGCCCAAGCTAGCTTGCTCTTGCATAGGTTCAACACCAGGGGAATGATGTTGTGCCTATACCCAAAACCACCAAGataggataaggagaggaggatgaagggagagggagagagagggagattggaaaaaggagaggggaagagagggagagagggagattgtgtgtgtgtgtgtgtgtgtgtgtgtgtgtgtgtgtgtgtgtgtgtgtgtgtgagagagagagagagagagagagagagagagaataggataaggagaggggtgagagagagagttagagagagtagggagagggggagggagagagagttggagagagtagggggtaggtaGGAAGAAggatataataggataaggagagggggaggaagtGAGAGTTAGAGAcacag includes:
- the LOC131067978 gene encoding cytochrome P450 76C2; this encodes MDKHLVFWFSVLVSSFVVVFSVFMLWRRKTKSLPLPPGPRAWPIIGNLFLLGKKPNESLFALSQQYGPLITLFLGMKTTVVASSAAMAKEVLKTHDNILAGRTVKHSMKILSYHKSSIIWAQNESHWRKFRRIATTELFSAKKLQASEHVRKDSVFQMIRLIFEENRVKGKSVNLGDLMIHTSLNMLGNLMLSTNVFDPNNPDAVDFTNAITSWVELVEKPDLADFFPWLGFLDLQGVGRKIGAHLKRAHYFLDLCISNRMARRSRDPNDEREKERDFLDVLLDMQGPDLSQTDIRAILFDLLMAGSDTSAATVGWAMGELIRNPDKMKKTQVELDETVGRNRRVEESDIEHLPYLHAVVKEILRLYPAGPLMIPHRAATSCEIEGFVIPKDTQVMVNVWAMGRDPNVWKEPSKFMPERFLEGEGAKMEFKGQDFEFIPFGAGRRICLGLPLADKMLHLILASLVHSFDWSLPDGMSTDKVDMDYLFGVVLKKRQKLQAVPTPRLLHNIY